A stretch of DNA from Bacteroidales bacterium WCE2008:
TTTCTCGAGGGCGATGCGGCCCATTATCTTGCCTATTCCGGAGGCTGCTCCGGTGATCAATACAGTGTTTCCTTTGATTTTCATTTGATTGGGTTTTAGTTCGTCTGCTTTTTTGCTTTAAACGAGAACAAATATAACAAATTCCGCAGAAGTTTTCTTTTCGCAGGCCCTTAAATCGGATATAGAACAAAAAATGAATGTATATGGAGATTTTTTACTACTTTTGACGAATAAGACGTTAAAATACTATGAAAAATATATTTCTGAAGAATATAATTCTGGGTGGCTTGCCTAAGGATATCCGTGTCTCTGACGGGCGTATAGGCAGCATCCGTCCGGCCGGTGAGCTCTCTCCCGAGACTGGCGAGGAAGTGCTCGACTGCACCGGAAAAGTAGCCATGCCGGGACTCATAAACATGCATACGCACGCCGGAATGTCGCTGATGCGAGGCATGCAGGAGGACGTGGTCTTCCATGACTGGATCAACAATATCTGGAAAATCGAGGCAAAGATAGACGCCGAATATGTCTATTGGGCCACCAAGGTGTCCGTGCTGGAGATGATAAGGACAGGGACCACCACCTACAACGACCATTACTGGTTCGCCTCCCATGCCCACAAGGCTGCTGCGGAACTTGGCCTGAGGCCTGTCGTCTCTTACGTGGTCATGGACCATGACAGCGAGGACATGGCTCTCCGCCAGAAAGAAGAATGCCAGAAACTATACGAGGAATCCCTCGGCTGGAAGGACGGCTCGAAGTTCGAGATGGGCTTCCACGCCATCTATTCAGTGAGCGAGCCTATGATCCTCTGGGCCGCCGAATTCGCCCGCGAGCATGGCCTGACCCTGCATTTCCACCTCTCAGAGACTGAGCAGGAGATCATTGACTGCAAGGCTGCGCACGGCGGACTCTCCCCTGTCGAATACCTGGACCGCCTCGGGGTTCTCGGCGACTATTGCATCGCCGCGCACACCCTCTGGCTATCCGACAACGATATCCGGATCCTCGGAGAAAGAAAGGTCAACTGCGTGCACAACATAAACTCCAACCTCAAGCTTGCCAGCGGCTACAAGTTCATGTACAATGAGCTCCGCGACGCCGGGGCAAATGTCTGCATGGGCACCGACGGCTGCGCATCTTCCAACAATCTCGACATACTCGAGGCCATGAAGACCTCGGCAATGGTGCAGAAGGGATGGAGGAAGGACCCTAAGGCATGGCCTCTCAACGAGCTCATCGAGACTGCCACTGTCAACGGAGCGAAGGCGCTCAGGCTTGATACCGGAGTCATAGAGGAAGGAAAGCTCGCCGACATCCTGGTGATCGACCCGGGCAATTCGTTCTTCCTGTCCCCTGGCACGTTCCTTGCCAACTTTGTATATTCAGCCCACAGCGACTGCATAGATTCAGTAATAGCCGGAGGCCGCCTCGTGATGAAGAACAAGGTGATCGAAGGAGAAAAGGAAATACTTGAGAACGCACGCAAAGTGCTTTCTGAACTTATATAATTATAACAGTTGAATTATGGACCAGAGACTTGAAAAGATCTACCAGGCAGGCAATTATGTCAAGGGCATATTGGCCTCCTCGGGAAAACAGCCTGAAGTCGGCGTCATCCTCGGAAGCGGCCTCGGACTTCTGGCAGACCAGATAAAGAACCCAGTTACAATCCCTTACCGCGAGATCCCGGGCTTCCCGGTATCCACAGCTCTCGGACACAAGGGCAATTTCATAATCGGCGAGCTTGGCGGCAAGACCGTGATCGCCATGCAGGGCCGAATCCACTACTATGAGGGCTATCCGATGGAGATGGTCACTCTCCCTGTGCGCGTGATGAAATACATCGGAATCAAATACCTGTTCGTGTCAAACGCAGCCGGCGGAGTGAACTTCGACTTCCATGTCGGAGACCTCATGATCATCAGGGACCACATCAACCAGCTCCCTAACCCGCTCATCGGCCCTAATCTCGACGAATTCGGCCCTCGTTTCCCTGACATGACCCGCCCGTACGACCTCGGTCTCATCAAGATGGCCAAGGAAATCGCCAAGGAATGCGGAATCGACCTCAAGGAAGGAGTATATTTCGGCGGCACAGGCCCTACTTACGAGACACCGTCGGAGTATAAATATATCCGTATCATCGGCGGCGACGCTACCGGCATGTCCACCATTCCGGAGGTAATCGTCGCAAGGCACGCCGACATCCCGGTATTCGGAATGTCAGTGATTACCAACGAGGCCCACGATGATTATTCTGAGGATTATGTAAATGACGGAGACGACGTCATCCAGGCAGCAAACGCCGCTGCCAACAAGATGTGCACGATATTCTCCAAGCTGATAGAAAGGCTCTAAGCCTCAGTTTCGGTTTCTTCTCGTCCCGGATTGTCGGAGTCAGAATCTTCGAAGTCCGGGATTGTTATGTTGTACTGTTTCATGCGCTGCTGCCAGCGTTCCCTGGCATACTGCTGCATGTCCGTGACGGTGTCGCTCTCGTCGATGATCTCCATGCCCATGATGGTCTCGATGATGTCCTCGAGGGTAATCAGGCCCTGGAATGAGCCGTATTCGTCAATTATGACTCCGATCTGGTCCCTTGTCTTCAGCAGAGACTCCCAGATGTCGCTGACGGAAGTCTCCTCGTTGAATGAGCGTATTTCGCGCTTGATGTCTTTCAGGGTTACGTCAAACTTGTCCTCGGCAAGCTTTTCGAGCACGTCATACCTGTGCACATAGCCAGTTATGAATTCCGGGGAATCGCTGTAGACCGGTATCCTGGAGTAGTGGGACAGGGCTTCCTCCTTGTAGAACTTCCTCAGAGTCATCTTTTCCGGTGCTATGGCTGCCACTACCCTCGGAGTCATCACATCATAAGCCTTGATGTCGTCGAGCTTTATTATGTTCTGGATAACCTTGTTCTCGCTCTTGTCGAAGACGCCTTCTTCCTCGCCTATGTTGGCCATTGCGGATACCTCTTCCCTGCTTATGGACACATCTGCTTCTTCCTTCTCGAACAGTCTAGTGAGAAACTCGATGAGCACGACGAGAGGATACATGATTATGACAAGGAAGTTCATTACGTTGGCAAGCCAGAGGAGGCCTTTCCAGCGGGACGTGCCGATGGTCTTAGGAATGATTTCCGAGAACACCAGGATCAGTATCGTCATTATGGCGGACACTAGCCCGAACCATTCGCTTCCGAAGATTATCGTGGCCTGGCGGCCGACTCCCGCTGCACCGATAGTGTTGGCTATGGTGTTCAGGGAAAGGATAGCCGCTATCGGCCTGTCTATGTTCTGCTTAAGCTTGTTGAATCTTGCTGCGTCCTTGCTTCCTTCCTCCTCCCTCATGGTGATATAGGAAAAAGGGGTGGACATAAGAGTGGATTCGAGCAGCGAACACAGGAATGAGATCGCCATCGCTCCGAGCAAGAAAAGAAGTAATAGTGACATAAAGTTACTTTAAATTATCAATCCAGAGGGCCACTTTTGCGTCCGAAGGCATCCTCCAGTCCCCTCTCGGACTCAGAGTTACCGAACCCACCTTAGGGCCGTCCGGCAGGCAGCTTCGCTTGAACTGCTGGCTGAAGAACCTCCAGTAGAACTTACGCAGCCATTTCTTTATGGTCTCGTCGTCATATGTCTTTCCGAAGGCCTTGCGGGAGAGGAAGAAGACCTTCTCCGGCGCATAGCCGAAGCGGAAGAAATTGTACAGGAAGAAGTCATGCAGCTCGTACGGGCCGACCAGGTCCTCGGTCTTCTGCTTGATGTTGCCATTCTCGTCGGCTGGGGTGAGTTCAGGGCTGATCGGCGTGTCGACGACGTCGAGGAGGATGTCCTTAGCGCTGCGGCCGGATACGGAACCTTCTCCGAAATGAGTCTTTGCAGCCCATTCCACGAGGTATTTCACAAGAGTCTTAGGTATGCTTGAGTTGACTCCGTACATGCTCATGTGGTCGCCGTTATACGTAGCCCAGCCGAGGGCCAGCTCAGAGAGGTCTCCAGTGCCCACTACGATGCCGTTTTCCTTGTTTGCGATGTCCATGAGCAGCTGGGTGCGCTCCCTTGCCTGGGAATTCTCGTATGTGACGTCGTGATTCTCGATATCCTGGCCGATGTCGCTGAAATGCTGTTTGACGGCCGGCACGATCGATATTTCACGGTTGGTGATGCCGAGGGCCGTCATCAGGTCGACGGCATTGTGATAAGTCCTGTCGGTGGTACCGAAGCCAGGCATCGTGACACCTATGATCCCCTTCCTGTCCAGTCCGAGCTTGTCGAAGGCAAGTACGGTGATAAGCAGGGCCAGAGTGCTGTCCAGACCGCCTGAGATGCCGATAACGGCAGTCTTGCTGCCGATATGCTCCAGCCTTGAAGCAAGGCCGAGAACCTGGATGGAAGTGATTTCGCGGGCTCTGCGGTCGATCTCCTCAGGGTTGCCTCCCGGGACGAACGGATGGGCCTCGACATGACGGTACAGCTTCTTCTCGAAGTCGGTGCCGGCATCGTTGCCGAGCCTTACGATCTTGTAGTCAGACCTGTAGGCGGTGGAAGGAGTGCCGTCCGGTGCGACTGCGCCGAAGGTATTCTCCTTCTGGCGGAGCACGTCGAGCTTCTCCAGGTCCACGTCAGCCACTATCATGCTGCTTTCAGTCTTGAATCTCTCGTTCTCGGCAAGCAGGGTTCCGTTCTCATAGATCAGGGACGAGCCTGCATATACGAGGTCCTGGGTGGACTCTCCGAAGCCGCAGGAGCTGTATACATAAGCCGAGATGGTCCTTGCGCTCTGGTTGTCGACAAGGCTCTTCCTGTATGAATGTTTCATCAGGACCTCGTTGCTGGCGGACAGGTTCAGTATTATGTTCGCGCCGGCCAGCGCATGGAACGAAGACGGCGGGACAGGAGTCCATACGTCCTCGCAGATCTCGACGGCAAACCGTGCGTTGCCGATATAGAATATCTGGCTTGGAGAGACCGTGACTTCTTCGCCGGCATAGCATATTTCGGCCGGATTTCTCATGAAATCTTCGCCGCTTGCGAACCATCTGGTCTCATAGAACTCATCATACGACGGCAGGAACACTTTTGGAACTATTCCTTTAATTGAGCCGTCATAAACGACTGCGGCGCAATTATATAATCTTCCAGTAATCCTGATTGGGACGCCTATGGCCACGGCCATTCCGGTGCCTTTCGTGGCAAGGGCTACGGCCTTGACTCCCCTCTCGGCTTCTTCGATCATGAACTGCTGGCCGAAGAGGTCTGCGCAGGTGTATCCGGTAACGGACAATTCAGGAAAAGCAAGAAGGGACACGGAATCCCTCCTTGCTTTCTGTATCATCGAGATTATCTCGTTTATGTTGAATTCTATGTCTGCGACCTTCACTCTCGGGGAGGCGGCAGCGACACGTATGAATCCGAAATTTTCCATCAGCTAACTTATTATATGCACAAATATAATAAATATTGCCGATTATCGGAGATGTTCAGGATTTTTTAGACGAGTCCCTGGTCTGCCATGGCATCGGCAACCTTGATGAAGCCGGCGATGTTGGCGCCCTTTACATAGTTGATATAGCCGTCAGCCTCGGTACCATATTTCAGGCAGGCTGCGTGGATGTCAGACATGATCCTGTGGAGCTGCGCGTCAACCTCTTCTGCCGTCCATTTCTGGCGGATCGAGTTCTGAGTCATCTCGAGACCGGAGGTTGCTACGCCGCCGGCATTGGATGCCTTGCCCGGAGAGTAAAGGAGCTTGGCTTCCTGGAAGATTGCGATTGCTTCAGGAGTGGTAGGCATGTTTGCGCCTTCAGCCACGCACCAGCAACCGTTCTCGACGAGTTTCTTGGCATCTGCTGCCTCGATCTCGTTCTGCGTCGCGCATGGGAGGGCGATGTCGCACGGAACACCCCATGGACGCTCGTCAGGGAAGTATTTTGCCTTTGGATATTTGTTTACATATTCTTTGATACGGCCGCGCTGTACGTTCTTGAGCTGGAATACATAAGCCAGCTTCTCCTCGTCGAGACCTTCCGGATCATATACATATCCGTTAGAATCTGAAAGTGTAACGACTTTTGCGCCGAGTCTCATCGCTTTCTGGGCTGCGTACTGGGCAACGTTTCCGGAACCTGAGATCAGCACGGTCTGTCCCTTGAAGGATTTGCCCCTGGTGGCGAGCATCTGCTCAGTAAAGTAGCAGAGTCCGTAGCCTGTGGCCTCAGGACGGAGGCGGCTGCCGCCCCATGCCTGACCCTTGCCTGTAAGGGTACCGGTAAACTCGTCACGGAGTCTCTTGTACTGTCCGAAGAGGAAACCGATCTCTCTTCCTCCAACGCCGATATCTCCTGCAGGAACGTCGGTATCCTGACCGATATGTCTCTGGAGCTCAGTCATGAAACTCTGGCAGAAACGCATGACCTCATTGTCGGACTTGCCCCTTGGGTTGAAGTCTGAACCACCCTTACCACCGCCCATAGGGAGGGTTGTAAGGCTGTTTTTGAAGGTCTGCTCGAATGCGAGGAACTTCATGATGCTGAGATTGACGCTGGCGTGGAAACGGATACCGCCCTTGTATGGGCCGAGTGCGCTGTTCATCTGTACGCGGAAACCTCTGTTGATGTGGATTTCTCCCTCATCGTCCATCCATGGGACACGGAACATGATCACCCTTTCAGGCTCGACCATTCTTTCCATGATTTTGAGATCCATGAGATAAGGATTTTCGGTGATGTAAGGAGCTACGCTTTCAACGACTTCGCGTACAGCCTGAAGAAATTCTTTCTCGCCCGGATTCTTGGCGGTTACATCGGCCATGAAGCGGTCAATGTAGTTCTGTGTAAAATTGTCCATAACGTCATTTGTTTAGTTCGAATTCACACAAAAGTAATACTTTTTTCGTATTCTGTATGCATTTAAACCATGTTTTTGCAGAATTTTTTTACTATAACGTTTCAATCCGTAATCTATAACGTTTCAACATCTTCAGGCCATCGCCGGTTTGGAGCCGGGCCGACAGTTTTTTAATATAAATAGGTTATTATTTACAATCTTTTGGTTTGAATCGTAAATTTTGTTATATTTGCGTAGATTTGGTGGACAGGAAGATTATGCTTGAAGATTTAAGAAACGAAATCCGGCAGCTGATTGCCCTCTACGAGAACGAAAAGCATGCAAAACAGAAACTTGCGGCTGAACTCGCAGAGTGCAGAATCGACCTGGAAGCTGACAAGAATAAGATTGCTGAACTTGAAAGACAGGTGGACAATCTGAAGTTGAAACAGGCTTTCAATTCTCCGGTCGAGGGTGATTCCGAGGCCAAGGAGAAGATAGAGAAGATGATACGTCAGTTGGACAAGTGTATTGCCCAGCTCGAACAATAGAAGCGCACGCATGGACCAGAGCATTACGATCAGGATCGCAGACAAGACCTTTTCGCTTACCGCAAAGACACCGGAATCCGAAGAGATCATACGTATTGCGGCAGATTCGGTCAATCGCAAGGTCGATGCTTATACGCAGAAATTCCCTACCAAAGGTCTGACCGATATTCTTTCATTCGTCGCTCTTAACGGGGCTATCAACGAAGTGACCCTGCAGCGCAAGATGAAAGGAATGAATGCAGATATCGAATCTCTTCAGAACGACATCCAAGCCTATCTGAAGAATGAAGACAAATAGCCGTTGACTCCTTGAGGCTGAAAACAACAGGTTCTTTTGAACAGAGTAACTTGTGCCGGGGATGGCGGGCCTATTTTACCCTTTGGGGATTCCGCATTGCGGGACGGAGGATTACTGAACCGGCGCAGAGCTCAAATCTTTTTTATAGAGATTTTTCTGACCGATAGTCAACGGCTTTTTCTTATTAATGTCAGCGAACTGATGTCCGCTGGCATTTTTTTTATTGGGCTATTATAACACTATTATATATGAATATACTATTTCTGATCATTGGTCTGGTCCTCGGTATTGCCGTGGGAACCGGAGCCAGCATCCTGATCCGCAAAAGAATCCTTAAAGGAAAGCGGGAGGATATACTTGAAAAAGCCGAGCTCGAGGGCGAAAACATCAAAAAAGAGAAGATGCTCCAGGCGAAGGAGCGATTCCTTCAGCTTAAGTCCGAGCATGACAAGTATGTCAATGATAAGAACAACCAGATACGAGAGACTGAAAACCGCCTGAAACAGAAAGAGAATACTCTCAATCAGCAGAATGGAGAGCTTCAGAAGAAGATTCGCGACAACGACAGTCTCCGCGGAAGTCTGATGTCCCAGAAAGAGGCCGTCGAAAAGAAAGCCGAAGAGTATGACAAGCTCCGCGCAGAGGCCAACCGCCAGATCGAAAGCATCGCCGGGATGTCCGCTGCCGAGGCCAAGAACCTGCTTATGGAGAACATGAAGGCTGAAGCCCGTACTGAGGCCCAGGCCTATATCAATGATACGATCGACGAGGCTCGTCTAAACGCCGCCAAAGAAGCCAAGAGAATAGTCATCAACACTATCCAGAGGACGGCGACGGAGACTGCGATCGAGAACGCCGTGACTACCTTCCCTATCGAGAACGACGAGATAAAGGGTAGGATCATCGGACGAGAAGGACGTAACATACGTGCCCTCGAGGCCGCCACCGGAGTCGAGATCGTGGTTGACGATACTCCTGACACGATTCTTCTCTCAGCTTTCGACCCTGTCCGCAGGGAGGTCGCCAGACTCGCCCTGCACCAGCTCGTAATCGACGGCCGTATCCATCCTGCAAGAATCGAGGAAGTCGTAGCCAAGGTCCAGAAACAACTCGAGGACGAAATCCTCGAGACCGGAAAGAGGACATGTATCGATCTGGGCATCCACGGAATGAGCATGGAACTCGTCCGTCTTATCGGCCGAATGAAATACCGTTCTTCTTATGGACAGAACCTTCTGCAGCACTCTCGTGAGGTTGCAAACATCTGCGCCATAATGGCATCTGAGCTCGGTCTCAACGTCAAGCTTGCCAAGAGGGCAGGTCTCCTCCACGATATCGGAAAGGTATCTGAGGACGATCCAGAACTCCCTCACGCACTGCTCGGTATGAAGCTCGCAGAGCAGTATAAAGAGCGTCCGGAGATCTGCAACGCTATCGGTGCCCACCATGAAGAAATAGAGATGACCTCCGTAATCTCCCCTATCGTCATGGTCGGAGACGCAATCTCAGGTGCACGTCCTGGTGCACGCCGTGAGGTCATCGAGTCCTACATCAAGCGTCTTAAAGGTATGGAAGACCTTGCCGCTTCTTATCCAGGCGTTACCAAGAGCTATGCTATCCAGGCCGGACGTGAGCTTCGAGTTATCGTAGGTGCCGAGGAAGTTACCGACGAGCAGGCAGCAACACTGTCTTCAGATATCGCTACAAAGATCCAGAATGAAATGACATATCCTGGTCAGGTAAAGATTACCGTAATACGTGAAACACGTTCTGTAGCTTATGCTAAGTAGAAACAGAATTATATTTGCTGCGGCGGCACTCCTGTGGAGTGTTGCCGCTTTTGCTCAACTCGACACGGACAATGCCGTACGCTGGAGAGCGTCTTCCCGTCAGATCGAAGGAGACCTATATGAAATAGTTCTTACTGGCAATACGACTGACAACTGGCACACATACAGTACTACAGCCGCTGAATCTGCCATTTATGCCGAGTATCCGGTGCTGGAAGGCTGCGAGCTTGAAGGCGGTCTCTATGACATAACGGAGCCTCAGGACTTCCAGGGCGACCCCGTGTTCTTCGGCAAATTCCAGCTCGGCCAGAAGGTCAGGCTCAAAGCCCCTTCTGCCAACATCACGGTAGTCGTCACATGGATTGCCTGCGACCGTTATTGCACCTCTCCTACCGACACCGAGCTGAAAGTTACCGTTAAAAATCCCGAAATTGGGGCCATATCCCCCGATAACAAAAATGTTTTAAGTGGTAACAAAGCTGTTTTAAGCTCTGAGATACAAGATGTTGATAAGGAAGAGTCAAACTCTTCCTTATTGGCTCTTATAATAGAGGCAATTCTCTGGGGATTGGCGATGTTGCTGACTCCATGCGTCTTTCCGATGGTCCCGATGACCATATCCTTCTTCATTAAGGGATCCTCAAATCCTGCCGTTGGAAGATTCAAGGCTCTGATGTACGGGCTGTTCATAGTCCTTTTATATACTGTCCCGATATCGGTGATAATCCTGATAACGCGCATCGCCGGAGGTGAGACAGTCACGGCAGATATCTTTAACTGGCTGGCGACGCACTGGATTCCTAATCTGATATTCTTTGTCGTCTTCATGATATTCGCCGCATCCTTCTTCGGAGCATTCGAGATCACTCTCCCCTCTTCGATCGTCAACAAGAGCGACAAGAACGCCAACAGGGCCGGTCTCGCAGGTGTGTTCTTCATGGCTCTTACCCTGGTCCTGGTGTCTTTTTCATGCACCGGTCCGATCGTAGGCACCGTGCTGATCAAGTCAACCCAGGGCGAATTCTGGACCCCGATGGTGACAATGCTGGCATTCTCCACGGCATTCGCCTTGCCTTTCACGGTACTGGCCATGTTCCCGTCACTGTTGAAAAAGATGAAAAGCGGCAGCTGGATGAATTCAGTCAAGGTCGTGCTCGGATTCATAGAAATAGCCCTCGGATTCAAGTTCCTCAGCGTTGCCGACCAGACATACCACTGGGGAATTCTCGACAGAGAAGTATATCTTGCGATATGGATTGCAGTATTCTCCTTGCTCGGTCTTTACCTTTTGGGCAAGATTCGTTTCAAGAACGACAGCCCTGAGGCAAAACCACTTTCCGTGTTCAGGCTGGCACTTGTGATAGCTGTATTCTCCTTTGTGGTATATCTTATTCCAGGCATGTGGGGAGCGCCTCTCAAGGCCCTCTCGGGATATCTTCCTCCTATCGAGACCCAGGATTTCATAATAACCGGAGGCTACGCGCAGCCGAAGGAACAATCCAGTGAGAATGGCCTTAAACTTCCTCTCGGACTGACCGGGTACTTCAATATGGAAGAAGCCCAGGCCGAAGCCGCAAAAGTCGGCAAACCGATCTTCGTGGATATTACCGGCCATGGCTGCGTGAACTGCAGAGAGATGGAGCAGAGAGTCCTCAGCGATCCTCGAATCCTGGAAAAACTGAGGAACGAATTCGTTGTCGTCGCCCTATATACGGACGATAAGACCAAACTTGAAGAAAAAGATTGGATAACAACGGATAAAGGTAAAGTGCTCAAGGATTTAGGACGGGTGAATTCTTATATCGTACGTACCCGTTTCGGAGTCAATGCCCAGCCTAATTATACTATAGTCTCCCCAGAAGGAAAACAGTTGGTTCCGGTAAGGGGATATGACCTCGACATAGACGGATATCTGGCATTCCTTGATTCAGGAATCGCGGCCTACAAGGCTTCCCGCTAATGCAGCGGACGGTGTCTGGACTGACGTTCAAGCTTCTCGTTTTCGAGAAGCTTTTCTTTTTCTCCTTCCGGGAGCATGACGTCCGTAAATCGCTCCCAGATATACTCCACTGCCTGGTCTGACGGATGGACCATGTCGGAAGCATAGAAACGGTAGTCTCTGAGCTCGTCCATCAGAATCTCGTATGAAGGGAAGTATCCGGCATTGTCAAAACGCCCGCAGACGTCCTCCAGCGCAAGCAGAAGCGTGCTTTTGCTGATCTGGTTGCCATGAGCCCCGTCCTTCAGATGCCTGATCGGGCTGACGGTGAATATGAATTCTTTCTCAGGGAATCTCGAGACCATCCTTTCGAGCATCATCACGACCGAACCTATGGAAAGCCTCTCTCTGGTGAACTCGGATGCATCTCTCTTCAGGCAGTTCGAAACGGTCTCCCCTGTCCCGTTGTGCCTGAATATCCACGCCGTGCCAAGTGTCACTATGACTTTGTTGCAAGCCCCGAAGAAGGCGGAGGCTTTCTCGAACGAGCTGTTGGCCACTTCCAGGAACTCGGCGACGGTAGGACGCGCCATTAGCGTATGATGGCTGAACGAGCATATCAGACCGGCTTTCGCGCCCATCTCTACACATTCGTTCTCCGAGAACGGGATGCCCGAGGCGAGCCTGGTCACGGAATTGCAGACCGACACCGGGTTGTACAGGGTTCCGAACGGGTTGACGCAGACATCGAAACCGGCTTTCAGCAGCCTGTCTCCTATATTGTCGGCAAAACAACTGCCCAGCACCATGATCTTGTCCTTATAGGATATCCCCGAACCGCATCTGTTACACTCTACCGTTGTCTGAAGTTTCATACGCATTTCCTTTGTTATGCAAAAGTAGAAAAAATCGCTAAATTTGTGTGTTAAAACAATGAATATGAAGACCAGATTCTTAATATTTTCCCTGATTATCACCGCCATCGCCTGCTCCGGTCCCAAGGACGGAGAGCATGTGCTGCACATACTTACGACCAACGACGTGCACAGCACCTGGTTCGACAGCACTTACACCGGTGACGGCATAAAGAAGTCGCTTTTTGCGATGAACTACTACATCGACAGCGTCCGCGCCGCCAATGGGGCTGAAAACGTCCTTCTCGTCGATGCCGGCGACTGCCTCCAAGGCGACAACGCCGCATACTACTACAACTACATCGATACCGTCACCCCTCATCTCTTCCCGAGACTGATGGGATACATGAAATATGACGCCATCGCCGTCGGCAACCATGACATCGAGACCGGGCATCATGTCTACGACCGCGTCACCGCCGACCTGGAGAAATACAAAGCGCCATTCCTGGCCGCCAACGCGATCCGCAATGACAACGGACGTCCATACTTCCCTTCCTATACTGTAGTAAAGAAGGCCGGGCTCAGAATCGCCATCCTCGGCTACACCAACGCCAACATCAAGGCCTGGCTGACCGAGAGCCTCTGGAGCGGGATGCATTTCGTCAAGATCGCCGACATCGTCCAGGACGACGTTGACATGGTCCGCGCAAAAGTAAGACCCGACTTGATGGTCGTCACTATGCACTCAGGCTGCGGCTTGGGTGACGGCACCATCCTCGAAAACGAGGCCCTGGACATATTCAACAGTGTCAAGGGCGTAGACGTACTTGTAAACGGCCATGACCACCGTCCATACACCGAATCCCGCGACACTATCTGCCTTCTCAATTCCGGCAGCCACAGCCGTTTCGTCGGCCACGGAATCGTGACAGTCAATGTTGATAAGGGAAAGGTCGCTTCAAAGAAGTTCG
This window harbors:
- a CDS encoding ribonucrease Y, which codes for MNILFLIIGLVLGIAVGTGASILIRKRILKGKREDILEKAELEGENIKKEKMLQAKERFLQLKSEHDKYVNDKNNQIRETENRLKQKENTLNQQNGELQKKIRDNDSLRGSLMSQKEAVEKKAEEYDKLRAEANRQIESIAGMSAAEAKNLLMENMKAEARTEAQAYINDTIDEARLNAAKEAKRIVINTIQRTATETAIENAVTTFPIENDEIKGRIIGREGRNIRALEAATGVEIVVDDTPDTILLSAFDPVRREVARLALHQLVIDGRIHPARIEEVVAKVQKQLEDEILETGKRTCIDLGIHGMSMELVRLIGRMKYRSSYGQNLLQHSREVANICAIMASELGLNVKLAKRAGLLHDIGKVSEDDPELPHALLGMKLAEQYKERPEICNAIGAHHEEIEMTSVISPIVMVGDAISGARPGARREVIESYIKRLKGMEDLAASYPGVTKSYAIQAGRELRVIVGAEEVTDEQAATLSSDIATKIQNEMTYPGQVKITVIRETRSVAYAK
- a CDS encoding thiol:disulfide interchange protein DsbD codes for the protein MLSRNRIIFAAAALLWSVAAFAQLDTDNAVRWRASSRQIEGDLYEIVLTGNTTDNWHTYSTTAAESAIYAEYPVLEGCELEGGLYDITEPQDFQGDPVFFGKFQLGQKVRLKAPSANITVVVTWIACDRYCTSPTDTELKVTVKNPEIGAISPDNKNVLSGNKAVLSSEIQDVDKEESNSSLLALIIEAILWGLAMLLTPCVFPMVPMTISFFIKGSSNPAVGRFKALMYGLFIVLLYTVPISVIILITRIAGGETVTADIFNWLATHWIPNLIFFVVFMIFAASFFGAFEITLPSSIVNKSDKNANRAGLAGVFFMALTLVLVSFSCTGPIVGTVLIKSTQGEFWTPMVTMLAFSTAFALPFTVLAMFPSLLKKMKSGSWMNSVKVVLGFIEIALGFKFLSVADQTYHWGILDREVYLAIWIAVFSLLGLYLLGKIRFKNDSPEAKPLSVFRLALVIAVFSFVVYLIPGMWGAPLKALSGYLPPIETQDFIITGGYAQPKEQSSENGLKLPLGLTGYFNMEEAQAEAAKVGKPIFVDITGHGCVNCREMEQRVLSDPRILEKLRNEFVVVALYTDDKTKLEEKDWITTDKGKVLKDLGRVNSYIVRTRFGVNAQPNYTIVSPEGKQLVPVRGYDLDIDGYLAFLDSGIAAYKASR
- a CDS encoding GSCFA family protein, encoding MKLQTTVECNRCGSGISYKDKIMVLGSCFADNIGDRLLKAGFDVCVNPFGTLYNPVSVCNSVTRLASGIPFSENECVEMGAKAGLICSFSHHTLMARPTVAEFLEVANSSFEKASAFFGACNKVIVTLGTAWIFRHNGTGETVSNCLKRDASEFTRERLSIGSVVMMLERMVSRFPEKEFIFTVSPIRHLKDGAHGNQISKSTLLLALEDVCGRFDNAGYFPSYEILMDELRDYRFYASDMVHPSDQAVEYIWERFTDVMLPEGEKEKLLENEKLERQSRHRPLH
- a CDS encoding 2',3'-cyclic-nucleotide 2'-phosphodiesterase / 3'-nucleotidase, producing MCVKTMNMKTRFLIFSLIITAIACSGPKDGEHVLHILTTNDVHSTWFDSTYTGDGIKKSLFAMNYYIDSVRAANGAENVLLVDAGDCLQGDNAAYYYNYIDTVTPHLFPRLMGYMKYDAIAVGNHDIETGHHVYDRVTADLEKYKAPFLAANAIRNDNGRPYFPSYTVVKKAGLRIAILGYTNANIKAWLTESLWSGMHFVKIADIVQDDVDMVRAKVRPDLMVVTMHSGCGLGDGTILENEALDIFNSVKGVDVLVNGHDHRPYTESRDTICLLNSGSHSRFVGHGIVTVNVDKGKVASKKFETGLIAVDAAKADPVMREYFRKDYEAVKAFTLKEVGVLNAELRTRDSYRGMCDYMNLIHTISLGCTPAEISFAAPLTYNGTVKAGILRYNDLFTIYPFENQLFVVKMTGAQIRSYLEYSYDNWIQTIKGPQDHILNIRNTDDPRTQQKGWSFIARPYNFDSAAGIIYDVDVTKPAGERILIKSMADGSAFDEGRAYNVAMTSYRASGGGNLMREGAGIDTDHIDELVVERYPEIRNIIYDYLMKNGSIDPETIGDASVIGRWKFIPEALANKALDRDMSLLFK